One segment of Rhodopirellula baltica SH 1 DNA contains the following:
- the fba gene encoding class II fructose-bisphosphate aldolase (catalyzes the reversible aldol condensation of dihydroxyacetonephosphate and glyceraldehyde 3-phosphate in the Calvin cycle, glycolysis, and/or gluconeogenesis), producing the protein MPLVPLRVVLDHAAENDYGVAAFNVNNMEQIQAIMEAADETDSPVIIQASRGARAYTQDTYLRHLMVAAAELYPQIPIVMHQDHGNSPETCLSAIENGFTSVMMDGSLEADGQTPADYDYNVKVTAEVVKMAHARGVSVEGELGCLGSLEDGGGEQEDGHGAVGTLTHDQLLTDPDEAQRFVEETGVDALAVAIGTSHGAYKFTSKPTGEVLAMDRIEAIHAKIPNTHLVMHGSSSVPQELQDIINQFGGEMKQTYGVPVEEIQRGIKSGVRKINVDTDCRMAITGAIRKVLTEDKAAFDPRAYLKPARAAMKDVCVARMTAFGQAGNGAKLRATLGAAV; encoded by the coding sequence ATGCCACTCGTCCCACTTCGCGTTGTCTTGGATCACGCCGCCGAAAACGATTACGGCGTTGCGGCGTTCAACGTCAACAACATGGAGCAGATCCAGGCGATCATGGAAGCTGCCGATGAAACCGATTCGCCGGTCATCATCCAAGCTTCGCGTGGCGCTCGTGCTTACACCCAAGACACTTACCTTCGTCACCTGATGGTCGCCGCGGCGGAACTGTACCCACAGATTCCAATCGTCATGCACCAAGACCACGGCAACAGCCCCGAGACCTGCTTGTCGGCGATCGAAAATGGCTTCACCAGCGTCATGATGGACGGCTCGCTCGAAGCTGACGGCCAAACCCCAGCCGACTACGACTACAACGTCAAAGTCACCGCTGAAGTCGTCAAAATGGCACACGCTCGCGGCGTCAGCGTCGAAGGCGAACTGGGTTGCCTCGGATCGCTCGAAGATGGTGGTGGCGAACAAGAAGACGGCCACGGTGCAGTCGGAACGTTGACCCATGATCAATTGTTGACCGATCCCGATGAAGCACAACGCTTCGTGGAAGAAACCGGCGTCGACGCATTGGCCGTTGCGATCGGAACCAGCCACGGTGCTTACAAGTTCACCAGCAAGCCAACCGGCGAAGTCTTGGCCATGGATCGCATCGAAGCCATCCACGCCAAGATCCCAAACACCCACTTGGTCATGCACGGCAGCAGCAGCGTGCCACAAGAATTGCAAGACATCATCAACCAGTTCGGTGGTGAGATGAAGCAAACCTACGGCGTGCCAGTCGAAGAAATCCAGCGTGGTATCAAGAGCGGTGTTCGCAAGATCAACGTCGACACTGACTGCCGCATGGCGATCACCGGAGCGATCCGTAAAGTCTTGACCGAAGACAAAGCCGCCTTCGACCCACGTGCTTACTTGAAACCAGCCCGCGCCGCGATGAAGGACGTCTGCGTCGCTCGCATGACCGCCTTCGGCCAAGCCGGCAACGGTGCCAAGTTGCGTGCCACTCTCGGCGCCGCAGTCTGA
- a CDS encoding nucleotidyltransferase domain-containing protein, which translates to MHIYAFGSICRGEIDAASDIDLLAIFEKDSPEIDPNRFSVYSLKRIREIWCCGNPFAWHLFAESTMLYSGDGSDPLAYLGRPAKYCCAVNDCTRFLNLLERSFVQLRAGTPSPVFELSNAFLAIRNFATCFSLGRLSAGVFSRRSPRQLGVYSLTIETNAFDVLERARMLCTRGFGNTITPAEVSIVISEYESILEWMTNLLTEITKHES; encoded by the coding sequence ATGCACATTTATGCGTTCGGTTCTATCTGCCGCGGTGAAATTGACGCCGCCTCTGATATTGATTTGCTTGCAATTTTCGAAAAAGACTCGCCGGAAATCGACCCCAATAGATTTTCGGTCTATTCGCTGAAGCGGATTCGCGAAATCTGGTGCTGTGGTAATCCGTTCGCGTGGCACCTGTTTGCCGAATCGACCATGTTGTATTCGGGAGATGGGTCAGACCCCCTTGCGTATCTCGGACGACCTGCGAAATATTGCTGCGCTGTAAATGATTGCACGCGGTTTTTGAATCTGCTTGAACGTTCGTTCGTGCAACTCAGAGCCGGAACACCAAGCCCAGTTTTCGAGTTGTCGAATGCGTTTCTTGCGATTCGTAACTTCGCTACCTGTTTTTCACTTGGCCGACTGTCAGCGGGCGTGTTTTCGCGTCGATCGCCTCGACAGCTTGGAGTCTATTCGCTTACTATCGAAACGAATGCATTCGACGTACTCGAACGAGCGAGGATGCTGTGCACGCGCGGCTTTGGCAACACAATCACCCCCGCAGAAGTCTCGATCGTAATTTCCGAGTATGAATCAATTTTGGAATGGATGACCAACTTGCTTACGGAGATCACCAAGCATGAAAGTTGA
- a CDS encoding pentapeptide repeat-containing protein codes for MIASENQSLQPFERKHYADHQFSRDTDGDDFVHSVFTRVSAKQRKLCNVDFSFSVFDACYFRDCIFKKCKFTGCRFVNTNFHGSSFDGCKFEYATFDKTDITCDILKNNCPGWVNVKRHFARSLRKNYESIGDKGAADKAFATELKATEEHLRKAWKSNESYYRTNFKWLARANAFFQWVGFWFTDIVFGNGQKVSRPIVAMGIALVAIAILHLFKSGSLSSPNTYLGAFFVQSPSVFFGICQPASYSASLLTMIYVVRLVVFGSFMTLIVRQFSRR; via the coding sequence ATGATCGCGTCAGAAAACCAGTCGCTACAACCGTTTGAACGAAAACACTATGCGGATCACCAATTCAGTCGAGATACTGATGGTGATGATTTTGTGCATAGTGTTTTCACACGCGTTTCTGCGAAACAGAGGAAGCTATGCAATGTCGATTTTAGTTTTTCGGTGTTTGATGCTTGCTACTTTCGCGACTGTATCTTCAAAAAGTGTAAGTTTACTGGTTGCCGTTTCGTCAACACTAACTTTCACGGCAGTTCGTTTGACGGCTGCAAGTTCGAGTACGCAACATTCGATAAGACTGATATCACATGCGATATCCTGAAGAACAACTGTCCTGGTTGGGTCAATGTGAAACGCCACTTTGCGCGAAGCCTCCGCAAAAACTACGAGTCAATTGGCGATAAAGGTGCTGCTGATAAAGCATTTGCTACGGAACTCAAAGCTACCGAGGAACACCTGCGGAAAGCCTGGAAGTCGAATGAGTCGTACTACCGTACCAATTTTAAATGGTTGGCCCGTGCCAATGCGTTTTTTCAATGGGTCGGCTTTTGGTTCACCGACATCGTTTTTGGAAATGGGCAGAAAGTGTCGCGTCCGATTGTTGCGATGGGGATCGCACTTGTCGCGATCGCCATACTTCATTTGTTCAAAAGTGGGAGTCTAAGTAGTCCGAATACTTATTTGGGGGCGTTCTTCGTTCAAAGCCCATCCGTTTTCTTTGGCATTTGTCAACCAGCAAGCTATTCGGCGAGTCTTCTTACCATGATCTATGTCGTAAGGCTGGTAGTCTTCGGTTCATTCATGACACTTATCGTTCGTCAATTTAGTAGGCGGTAA
- a CDS encoding SpoIIAA family protein, whose amino-acid sequence MSYEITEIAEGKIIELVLSGKLTGEAYEQFVPVVDAQIERWGKVRMMVVLTDFHGWDAAALWADTKFAMKHFSDIERLALVGESKWEAGMATFCKPFTKASVKYFDHAKIEDARAWIQEA is encoded by the coding sequence ATGTCGTACGAAATCACCGAGATTGCCGAGGGAAAAATCATTGAACTGGTTCTCTCTGGCAAATTGACCGGGGAAGCCTACGAACAATTTGTGCCGGTGGTCGATGCCCAAATCGAACGCTGGGGCAAAGTCCGGATGATGGTCGTGCTCACCGATTTTCATGGCTGGGACGCTGCCGCACTCTGGGCCGACACCAAGTTCGCAATGAAACACTTCAGCGATATCGAACGACTCGCACTCGTCGGCGAATCGAAGTGGGAAGCGGGCATGGCAACCTTCTGCAAGCCGTTCACCAAAGCGTCGGTCAAATACTTTGACCACGCGAAAATCGAAGACGCCCGGGCTTGGATCCAAGAAGCCTGA
- a CDS encoding IS3-like element ISRba6 family transposase (programmed frameshift) produces the protein MDKRRTFSREYKLAAVKKVIEQGLSYTAVAKDLGIGDSLIRKWKKSFDEDGTFQAEVVGSQSIEAELRRLREENRQLKMERDIFKKSDGILRQRKSLRLKFIGECRDRWPIAVLCRTLEVTRAAYYRFAGRGPTVTEIKQTQIIQAVKEIRLEKHHDAYGSPRMQRAIVKRGVVCCRNTVAKCMRHAGIQANRRTKFRISTTDSNHDQPIASNLLGQNFTTEAINRVWLTDITYIPTQEGSTYLCAFVDLHSRKIVSWKTSRNMDSELVVGAFDQALTFRKPNAGLIVHSDRGSQFASDHFRRRLAASGLVQSMSRRGNCYDNAPMESFFKSYKTEEAQQIYDTHEHATRGVSDYIERFYNPHRLHSSLGYLSPIDFEQAIKEPSLVSES, from the exons ATGGACAAACGTCGAACATTTAGCCGCGAATACAAGCTGGCCGCAGTCAAGAAAGTCATCGAACAAGGCTTGTCGTACACCGCTGTCGCTAAAGACTTGGGGATCGGGGACAGCTTGATTCGCAAGTGGAAGAAGTCTTTTGACGAAGACGGAACATTCCAGGCCGAAGTAGTTGGTAGCCAATCCATTGAAGCCGAGCTGAGACGACTTCGCGAAGAGAATCGTCAACTCAAGATGGAACGCGACATTT TTAAAAAAAGCGACGGCATTCTTCGCCAAAGAAAGTCACTGAGGTTGAAGTTCATTGGAGAGTGCCGCGATCGCTGGCCGATCGCAGTGCTCTGCCGAACCCTCGAAGTCACTCGCGCCGCTTATTACCGATTCGCCGGTCGCGGTCCCACAGTCACCGAGATCAAGCAAACCCAAATCATTCAAGCCGTCAAGGAAATCCGACTGGAAAAACATCACGATGCGTATGGAAGCCCGCGAATGCAACGAGCAATAGTCAAACGCGGTGTGGTGTGCTGCCGAAATACCGTCGCCAAATGCATGCGTCATGCGGGAATACAAGCCAATCGCCGCACCAAATTCAGAATATCGACCACTGACTCCAATCATGATCAGCCCATCGCCTCAAATTTGCTTGGCCAAAACTTCACGACCGAGGCAATCAATCGCGTCTGGCTAACGGACATCACCTACATCCCAACCCAAGAAGGCTCCACTTACCTCTGTGCATTCGTTGACCTGCATTCCCGCAAGATTGTCAGCTGGAAAACGAGCCGGAACATGGATTCGGAATTGGTGGTCGGGGCATTCGATCAAGCACTTACTTTTCGCAAGCCAAACGCGGGCCTGATCGTTCACAGCGATCGTGGCTCCCAATTCGCGAGCGATCATTTCCGCAGACGCCTGGCAGCCAGTGGGCTAGTTCAAAGCATGAGCCGTCGCGGGAACTGCTACGACAACGCACCGATGGAATCGTTCTTCAAGAGTTACAAAACCGAGGAAGCACAGCAGATTTACGACACGCACGAACACGCCACACGCGGCGTATCTGACTACATCGAACGATTTTACAACCCTCATCGCTTGCACTCGTCGCTGGGCTACCTCAGTCCAATCGATTTCGAGCAAGCGATCAAAGAACCGTCACTCGTAAGTGAGTCCTGA
- a CDS encoding adenine nucleotide alpha hydrolase family protein, translating into MDQSPDLDRDVDDSMRMFERAKVGSATPMTPIRPSRVILVLDGSPQDATSIETAKTLREEFNTETLVLDARDAAEPIDAATEDAIQAARQMSGARAIARGEGEAFEVILQALRTHDVNMVIVPCPFGRSFERVGTDSVGTVMDVLLSRCPVPILVTRREDQVFQTCRGRVLLMAGSECDVESRAAAWAFGLASPGAEVSLNLIVEKEHFENVRSILEAIRPGETFDVDKLSDALAQSHTQLHAAMNATAREMKMSYALIPQAGELAPPHPLSDSTQQLLVMPLEVDDRFIQGFVNDRLRRSPHPLLIVPGHVIAE; encoded by the coding sequence ATGGATCAATCACCCGATTTAGATCGTGACGTCGACGATTCGATGCGTATGTTCGAGCGAGCGAAGGTGGGATCGGCAACTCCGATGACGCCCATCCGACCGTCACGCGTGATCTTGGTTTTGGATGGTTCGCCACAAGACGCGACGTCCATCGAAACGGCAAAAACGCTTCGCGAAGAATTCAATACCGAGACGTTGGTGTTGGACGCCCGAGACGCTGCGGAACCGATCGATGCGGCCACGGAAGATGCCATTCAGGCGGCTCGCCAAATGAGCGGCGCTCGTGCGATCGCTCGCGGGGAAGGCGAAGCGTTCGAGGTCATTCTGCAGGCGTTGCGAACGCACGACGTGAACATGGTCATCGTGCCCTGCCCGTTTGGACGCTCCTTCGAACGAGTGGGCACGGACAGTGTCGGGACCGTCATGGATGTCTTGCTGTCTCGGTGCCCGGTTCCGATTTTGGTGACCCGCCGAGAAGACCAGGTGTTCCAGACTTGTCGTGGGCGAGTCCTGTTGATGGCGGGAAGCGAGTGTGACGTCGAAAGTCGAGCGGCGGCGTGGGCGTTTGGTTTGGCATCGCCGGGTGCCGAGGTCTCGTTGAACTTGATTGTCGAGAAAGAGCACTTCGAAAACGTGCGAAGCATTCTGGAGGCGATTCGTCCTGGAGAGACGTTTGACGTCGACAAGTTGAGTGATGCTTTAGCGCAATCGCACACGCAATTGCACGCCGCAATGAATGCGACCGCTCGCGAGATGAAGATGAGCTACGCGTTGATCCCGCAAGCCGGTGAGCTCGCACCGCCGCATCCACTTTCCGATTCGACGCAGCAATTGCTGGTGATGCCATTGGAAGTCGATGATCGGTTCATTCAAGGCTTTGTGAACGATCGGCTTCGTCGCAGCCCGCATCCACTGCTGATCGTGCCCGGACACGTGATCGCGGAGTGA
- a CDS encoding ArsB/NhaD family transporter → MMLAASLTEMPTASAPAWVMVLFAVVMMATYVGVAIERFHKTVAALCGAAVLVILSVALDLFEYPTVYNFLKEDLNIFGVIIGTGVLVDVVGKSGLFHFISMWIVRLTGGQANRLFMTLCVVTFLFVSVLTIVPAMLILSSLVLVICRSLGYKPMPLLLSVAVCANSGAIATFASGLPNIMIGTAAGIPYVDFLRVSLPYAVVSLVVAIAGLRWFFRNDLPWKQSDEDKAALKQQIEGFDPWALVENKSVLLRSSVILLCTVIGFALAQPLGVGMDFVAMVGATAALLFAGKGVEDAIGKVNWTVILFFMGLFIIIGCVKHTGALKWVAQQVVLVSDNRIELLVPLMGGFSAVASSIVDNIPVAATLIPIVQDVSGGDTGVPAEPLWWTLVICCNLGGNGTPIGSISCVIAIYALKREAGIHVGWGTFLKLGGGIMVVQVIGAIFYVMWMHHQGYIPDITATPVLPAH, encoded by the coding sequence ATGATGTTGGCTGCATCGCTGACTGAGATGCCCACCGCGTCCGCACCCGCTTGGGTGATGGTGTTGTTCGCCGTCGTGATGATGGCGACCTACGTTGGCGTCGCGATCGAACGATTTCACAAAACGGTGGCGGCACTTTGCGGTGCAGCGGTCCTGGTGATCCTCAGCGTCGCTTTGGATCTGTTTGAATATCCAACCGTTTACAACTTCCTGAAAGAGGATCTCAACATCTTCGGCGTCATCATCGGCACCGGGGTTTTGGTGGATGTCGTCGGGAAGAGCGGGCTGTTCCACTTCATCAGCATGTGGATCGTTCGGCTGACGGGTGGGCAAGCCAACCGGCTGTTCATGACGCTGTGCGTGGTCACGTTCTTGTTCGTCAGCGTGTTGACGATCGTCCCCGCGATGTTGATCCTCAGTTCGTTGGTGCTGGTGATCTGCCGTTCGCTGGGTTACAAACCAATGCCGTTGTTGCTGTCCGTCGCGGTGTGTGCCAACAGTGGTGCGATCGCGACATTTGCCAGCGGATTGCCTAACATCATGATTGGTACCGCGGCCGGAATTCCGTACGTCGATTTCTTGCGTGTGTCGTTGCCTTACGCCGTGGTCAGTTTGGTGGTCGCGATCGCGGGTTTGCGTTGGTTCTTTCGAAACGATTTGCCGTGGAAGCAATCCGACGAAGACAAAGCCGCACTGAAACAGCAAATCGAGGGTTTTGATCCTTGGGCGTTGGTCGAAAATAAGAGCGTCCTGCTCCGAAGTTCGGTGATTTTGCTTTGCACGGTGATCGGTTTTGCGTTGGCTCAACCACTCGGCGTTGGCATGGATTTTGTCGCGATGGTGGGAGCCACCGCGGCCTTGCTGTTTGCCGGCAAGGGAGTCGAGGACGCAATTGGAAAAGTGAACTGGACCGTGATTTTGTTCTTCATGGGACTGTTCATCATCATCGGCTGCGTCAAACACACCGGGGCGTTGAAGTGGGTGGCTCAGCAGGTCGTCTTGGTGTCCGACAATCGGATCGAATTGTTGGTGCCATTGATGGGCGGTTTCTCGGCCGTGGCCAGCTCGATTGTCGATAACATCCCGGTTGCGGCGACATTGATTCCGATCGTCCAAGACGTTTCAGGCGGTGACACGGGAGTGCCCGCCGAACCGTTGTGGTGGACGTTGGTGATTTGTTGCAATCTAGGTGGCAACGGAACGCCGATCGGATCGATTTCTTGCGTGATTGCGATTTATGCGCTGAAACGAGAAGCCGGTATTCATGTAGGTTGGGGCACGTTTCTGAAGCTCGGTGGAGGCATCATGGTGGTGCAAGTCATCGGCGCGATTTTCTATGTGATGTGGATGCACCATCAGGGATACATTCCCGATATCACCGCGACGCCAGTGTTGCCTGCCCACTGA
- a CDS encoding DUF1559 domain-containing protein → MAILKRRSSAGFTLVELLVVIAIIGVLVGLLLPAVQAAREAARRMSCSNNFKQLGLALHNYHSAFQQLTQQGGGSGQPTTSALLTNRERLSAMVGLTPFIEQQAVWEQISNPYRGSGGTDWPPMGPATYNANYEPWRTQIPTLLCPSDTAPLGTVAFGQLNYGFSFGDSFWNCNNTRNNAGNPLNIGQHRGFFKDRFVTRFRDVLDGLSNTIAMAEIQRSNGSRELAGDVLVRNGSGNTMRNDPKTEILEFARDPERPLFYRPDVTLAVNTSGQGNRFRGSNWAQGEPMMTGVGQTFPPNSVNAVRGNGDANGPGGVFSAGSRHQGGCHVLMGDGAVKFITDSIDTGNTNLGPIGTTAPGAPPAGSASNYGVWGAAGSVKARETSTLDQ, encoded by the coding sequence ATGGCAATATTGAAAAGGCGTAGCAGTGCTGGTTTCACACTGGTGGAACTGTTGGTTGTGATCGCGATCATCGGCGTTTTGGTGGGTTTGCTGCTGCCGGCGGTCCAAGCGGCACGAGAAGCGGCTCGCCGGATGTCTTGCTCCAACAACTTCAAGCAGCTCGGATTGGCTCTTCATAACTACCATTCCGCGTTTCAACAGTTGACTCAACAAGGTGGTGGTTCGGGGCAGCCGACCACCAGTGCGTTGTTGACCAACCGCGAACGTTTGTCGGCGATGGTTGGTTTGACCCCGTTCATCGAACAGCAAGCGGTTTGGGAGCAGATCTCCAATCCGTATCGAGGTTCCGGAGGGACGGATTGGCCTCCCATGGGACCGGCCACTTACAACGCGAACTACGAACCTTGGCGAACGCAGATTCCGACGTTGCTGTGCCCTTCTGACACGGCGCCACTGGGCACTGTTGCATTCGGTCAGCTGAACTATGGATTCAGCTTTGGTGACTCGTTTTGGAATTGCAACAACACTCGCAACAACGCGGGCAACCCTCTGAACATCGGGCAGCACCGAGGATTTTTCAAAGACAGATTTGTGACCCGGTTCCGAGATGTCTTGGACGGATTGAGCAACACGATCGCCATGGCTGAGATCCAGCGCAGCAACGGATCAAGAGAATTGGCGGGCGATGTTTTGGTTCGCAATGGGAGCGGCAACACGATGCGGAACGATCCGAAGACCGAGATCCTTGAATTCGCTCGTGATCCGGAGCGTCCCTTGTTCTATCGGCCCGACGTGACTTTGGCGGTCAACACCAGCGGCCAAGGCAACCGTTTTCGTGGATCCAACTGGGCCCAGGGAGAGCCGATGATGACAGGCGTGGGGCAAACGTTCCCACCCAACTCCGTCAACGCCGTTCGAGGCAACGGTGACGCCAATGGACCCGGCGGTGTCTTTTCAGCAGGCAGTCGTCACCAAGGTGGTTGTCACGTATTGATGGGCGACGGCGCGGTGAAATTCATCACGGATAGCATCGACACCGGCAACACCAATCTTGGGCCGATCGGAACAACCGCACCCGGTGCACCGCCCGCCGGTTCAGCCAGCAATTATGGCGTTTGGGGTGCGGCGGGAAGTGTCAAAGCGAGAGAGACTTCGACTTTGGATCAGTAG